From Aedes albopictus strain Foshan chromosome 1, AalbF5, whole genome shotgun sequence, one genomic window encodes:
- the LOC134285637 gene encoding uncharacterized protein LOC134285637: MYRPVIRRNSLHAVSNDNGQRCVNFAASRGMVVRSTFFPRKDIHKATWRSPDQQTENQIDHVLNDGKFFSDITNVRTYRSANIDSDHYLVTVCMRSKLSTVITTRRSRTTRLNIEQLRNVEVAQDFAQQLAVALPTEEQLGAATLEDGWRDIRSAIGSTSATALGFATPNHRNDWYDGECEQLKNEKNAAWARMLQHRTRANEARYKQARNRQNSVFRMKKRQQEERDREAMEELYRAKDTRKFYEKLNRSRRGFVPQADMYRDNHGNILTSEREVVERWRQHYDEHLNGDIASTGGGVVTDLGVCAQDERLPAPDLQEIEEKVGRLKNNKAAGADQLPSELLKYGGEQGC, encoded by the coding sequence atgtacagaccagtaatcagacgaaacagcctgcacgccgtatcgaatgataacggccagcgatgcgtaaactttgcagcctcccgtggtatggtagtccgaagcaccttcttcccccgcaaagatatccacaaagccacctggagatcacccgaccaacaaacagaaaatcaaatcgaccacgttctaaacgacggtaaattcttctcggatataaccaatgtccgcacataccgcagtgcgaatatagattcggatcactacttagtcactgtatgcatgcgctcaaaactttcgacagttatcaccacgcgtcgaagtcgaacgacgcgactcaacatcgagcagctgcgtaacgtagaagtggctcaagacttcgcgcagcagttagcagtggccctaccaacggaagagcagcttggcgcagctacacttgaagatggctggagggacatccgatctgccataggtagtacctcggctacagcactaggcttcgcgactccgaatcacagaaacgactggtacgacggcgaatgtgaacagttgaaaaacgagaagaatgcagcatgggcgagaatgctgcaacaccgtacgagagcgaatgaggcacgttacaaacaggcgcggaacaggcagaactcagtcttccggatgaagaagcgccagcaggaagaacgagatcgcgaagcgatggaagagctgtaccgcgctaaggacacacgaaagttctacgagaagctgaaccgctcgcgcagaggctttgtgccacaagccgacatgtaccgagataatcacgggaatattctcacgagcgagcgtgaggtggtcgagaggtggcggcagcattacgatgagcacctcaatggcgacattgcaagtaccggaggtggcgtggtaacagatctaggagtatgtgcacaggacgaaagacttccggcccctgaccttcaagagattgaggagaaggttggccggttgaaaaacaacaaagccgctggagcagatcaactaccaagcgagcttctaaaatacggtggagaacagggttgttaa